One region of Oryza sativa Japonica Group chromosome 10, ASM3414082v1 genomic DNA includes:
- the LOC107275543 gene encoding probable CCR4-associated factor 1 homolog 11 codes for MSATQPVSEVLIRRVTADNLAVEMLTIRSHLPYFPYITIHADYPVDNAAARHGRRRRRRRGGGRGNKRESEADERCYRLAKSRVDELDVLQLGITLCDHHGRLPATAIACPGGAAVAVEMAWQVGFSDFDVSQSAVDALRAAGVDLEHLRARGVPAAVFGQALRVFDIVSAANLGRLTWVAFGGLYDFGFLLKMLDGGRPLPETAEGFASRLRGHLGVVYDAKYVAARLPMDGVELRGGLVRVARVLGAPAAAVEEPRQAGEKSLVASQVFIRMTGLFFAYHDVAVHAGKIDGLE; via the coding sequence ATGTCGGCCACGCAGCCGGTGAGCGAGGTGTTGATCCGGCGGGTGACAGCGGACAACCTCGCCGTCGAGATGCTGACCATCCGCTCCCACCTGCCCTACTTCCCTTACATCACCATCCACGCCGACTACCCCGTCGACAACGCCGCGGCGCGCCacgggaggcgccgccgccgccgccgtggcggtggACGCGGCAACAAGAGGGAGAGCGAGGCCGACGAGCGGTGCTACAGGCTCGCCAAGTCCAGGGTGGACGAGCTCGACGTGCTCCAGCTCGGCATCACGCTCTGCGACCACCACGGCCGCCTCCCCGCCACCGCGATCGCCTGcccgggcggcgccgccgtcgccgtcgagatGGCGTGGCAGGTCGGCTTCTCCGACTTCGACGTGAGCCAGTCCGCCGTCGacgccctccgcgccgccggcgtcgacttggagcacctgcgcgcgcgcggcgtcccCGCGGCGGTGTTCGGGCAAGCGCTGCGGGTGTTCGACATCGTGTCCGCCGCCAACCTCGGGCGGCTCACCTGGGTGGCGTTCGGCGGCCTCTACGACTTCGGCTTCCTCCTCAAGATGCTCGACGGCGGGCGTCCGCTGCCGGAGACGGCCGAGGGGTTCGCGTCGCGGCTGCGCGGGCACCTCGGCGTCGTGTACGACGCCAAGTacgtggcggcgcggctgccGATGGACGGCGTCGAGCTGCGCGGCGGGCTGGTGAGGGTGGCGAGGGTGCtgggcgcgccggcggcggcggtggaggagcccCGGCAGGCCGGCGAGAAGAGCCTGGTGGCGAGCCAGGTGTTCATTAGGATGACTGGGCTCTTCTTCGCCTACCACGACGTCGCCGTGCACGCCGGCAAGATCGACGGCCTGGAATGA
- the LOC4348009 gene encoding LOW QUALITY PROTEIN: disease resistance protein RGA5-like (The sequence of the model RefSeq protein was modified relative to this genomic sequence to represent the inferred CDS: inserted 3 bases in 3 codons), translated as MEVTAGAMRALLPKLAKLLKDEYNLEKHVREGVKSLEIELTMMHAALRKVAEVPLDQLDDQVKIWASKVREISYDMEDAGDAFMVRVEDDSHSGPSTFKNRVKRPIKKISKLFRKAKELHQIADAIKEAQALAQQMAGLRERYSGLELQNSGMVTSTIDPRLTALYIDATDLVGIDHAREELIKTLTEGEDSSKQQLKIISIVGFGGPGKTTLARAVHEKIEAQFDCSAFVSVSRNPDVRMIFKKMLHQLDKVKYANINESSRDEIQLIDELREFLQDKRYFIIIDDLWDERVWDYIKCAFPKDNLGSRLIITTRNVNVSKACCSANNDIIYKMKPLSEDDSKKLFYKRIFPHGNGCPCELEEVSNEILKKCGGVPLAIITIASLLANKELQTKDQWFTLHNSIGRGLTEGRNVEDMQKILSFSYYDLPSHLKSCLLCLSVFPEDYEIRRNRLIWRWIAEGFVQQTQNGGSLFEQGENYFNELVNRSMIQPIDIDAEGRAKACRVHDMVLDLICHMSSQQNFITVFNDIGNITCSRNKVRRLSLQHSTTECNTPWCTLTMLQVRSFTMFSPAINLMPSLSSFKMIGVLDLEGCXLHLRYLGLRDTYIIKWNSKYAESHTATYVGHELSVQIGKLEFLQTLDLVGSRINKLPATIVQLRRLMCLRVSFDTRLPDKLGEMTSLEELSSISTSKCVDIVKELRQLTRLRVLAIEWEEVGEKQDKALVECLGSLHRLQILNIYAFGGCLNLMQEGWMPPVSLHRFLSKGSTGSFSTLPTWINPLLLITCIDMWVDQVRPGDIQILGELAAXEERVVERFVVSTNAFQRATEXPSMFPRGAMPRVRYLEFSLRAWDNDMAIGNGSSGDLDLAMGHLPSLERVSVTLLVHEV; from the exons ATGGAGGTCACAGCAGGGGCGATGAGAGCTCTCCTCCCCAAGCTTGCTAAGCTGCTCAAGGATGAATACAACCTTGAGAAGCATGTGAGGGAAGGGGTCAAGTCTCTGGAGATAGAGCTCACGATGATGCATGCTGCACTCCGTAAGGTGGCTGAGGTGCCCCTAGACCAGCTAGATGATCAGGTCAAGATCTGGGCATCCAAGGTGAGAGAGATCTCGTACGACATGGAGGATGCCGGTGATGCATTCATGGTACGTGTGGAAGATGACTCCCATAGTGGGCCCAGTACCTTCAAGAACAGAGTCAAGAGGCCTATTAAAAAGATAAGCAAATTGTTCAGAAAGGCAAAGGAGCTCCATCAGATTGCTGATGCCATCAAGGAAGCCCAAGCCCTCGCGCAGCAGATGGCTGGGTTGCGTGAAAGGTACAGCGGACTCGAGCTGCAAAACAGCGGCATGGTTACTAGTACTATTGATCCACGCTTGACAGCATTGTACATCGACGCAACAGATCTTGTTGGTATAGATCACGCTAGGGAGGAACTGATCAAGACATTGACAGAAGGTGAAGATTCATCCAAGCAGCAACTGAAGATTATCTCCATCGTTGGCTTTGGAGGACCGGGCAAGACAACTCTTGCAAGAGCAGTGCATGAGAAAATTGAAGCACAGTTTGATTGTTCGGCTTTTGTTTCTGTCTCTAGGAATCCTGACGTAAGAATGATTTTCAAGAAGATGCTTCATCAATTGGACAAAGTAAAATATGCAAACATCAATGAATCATCAAGGGATGAAATACAGCTCATTGACGAATTGAGAGAATTTCTTCAGGACAAGAG GTACTTTATCATAATCGATGACTTATGGGACGAGAGAGTATGGGACTATATCAAGTGTGCTTTTCCTAAAGACAATCTTGGCAGTAGGTTAATCATCACGACCCGCAATGTCAATGTATCTAAAGCATGCTGCTCTGCCAATAATGATATAATCTATAAAATGAAACCTCTTTCTGAAGATGACTCCAAGAAACTCTTCTATAAAAGAATATTTCCTCATGGGAATGGATGTCCTTGTGAACTAGAGGAAGTATccaatgaaattttgaaaaaatgTGGCGGTGTGCCATTAGCCATAATTACTATAGCAAGCCTTTTGGCTAATAAGGAGTTACAGACAAAGGATCAATGGTTTACTTTGCACAATTCTATTGGACGTGGACTTACAGAAGGCCGTAATGTTGAAGACATGCAGAAAATATTATCTTTCAGCTATTATGATCTACCTTCACATCTGAAGTCTTGTTTATTGTGTCTGAGTGTATTCCCAGAAGATTATGAGATTAGGAGAAACCGGCTGATATGGAGGTGGATAGCAGAAGGTTTTGTGCAACAAACACAAAATGGTGGTAGCTTATTTGAGCAAGGTGAAAATTACTTTAACGAACTCGTAAATAGAAGCATGATCCAACCCATTGATATCGATGCTGAAGGCAGAGCAAAAGCTTGTCGTGTACATGACATGGTGCTTGATCTCATATGCCACATGTCAAGCCAACAAAACTTCATCACTGTGTTCAATGATATTGGGAATATCACATGTTCACGAAACAAGGTACGCAGGTTATCTCTCCAACATAGCACCACAGAGTGCAATACCCCTTGGTGTACCCTGACTATGCTTCAAGTGAGGTCCTTCACTATGTTTAGTCCTGCAATTAACTTAATGCCATCCCTTTCAAGCTTTAAAATGATAGGAGTATTGGATTTGGAAGGTT GACTTCACCTTAGATACCTAGGACTACGAGACACATACATTATAAAATGGAATAGTAAATATGCAGAAAGCCATACCGCCACATATGTTGGTCACGAGCTCTCAGTGCAAATTGGCAAACTAGAGTTTTTGCAGACACTGGACTTAGTTGGATCTCGTATAAACAAGTTGCCTGCCACTATTGTTCAGCTTCGACGTTTGATGTGCCTACGTGTTAGCTTTGACACAAGGCTGCCAGACAAGCTAGGCGAAATGACATCGCTAGAAGAGTTGTCGAGTATCTCAACTAGTAAATGTGTAGACATTGTGAAAGAGCTGCGCCAACTGACCAGACTGAGAGTGCTTGCCATCGAATGGGAAGAAGTGGGTGAGAAGCAGGACAAAGCTTTAGTAGAGTGCCTGGGAAGTTTGCACAGGCTGCAGATCCTGAATATCTACGCATTTGGTGGATGTCTGAATCTGATGCAGGAAGGCTGGATGCCCCCTGTATCTCTCCACAGATTTCTGTCCAAAGGATCTACCGGTTCGTTCTCGACTCTGCCGACATGGATCAACCCATTGCTCCTCATCACCTGTATAGACATGTGGGTTGATCAAGTGCGACCGGGGGATATACAAATCCTTGGAGAACTGGCAG TAGAGGAGCGTGTAGTGGAGAGATTTGTGGTCAGCACCAACGCCTTCCAACGCGCGACAG TGCCATCCATGTTCCCACGAGGAGCCATGCCGAGGGTTAGGTACCTTGAGTTCAGCCTCCGAGCATGGGACAACGACATGGCCATCGGTAATGGTAGCAGTGGTGATCTCGACTTGGCCATGGGACATCTCCCTTCACTGGAGCGTGTGAGCGTTACGCTCTTGGTGCACGAGGTCTGA